A part of Myxococcales bacterium genomic DNA contains:
- a CDS encoding HD domain-containing protein: MNTANAAPPAAGPSIDAAMDALEQAADAAERGVRAGTLLLVSPDDLREAAKLDRVAVRARLDRVVMGADPELGLDTLLENGALGAIFPEVHALVGFGDGEWRHKDVWKHTKQVVRQAVPRLEVRWASLFHDIGKVKTRSISPEGKVHFLGHAEVGARMFDKAERRLALFTPEQALRDTVRWLVLHHLRANQYDPEWTDSAVRRFARELGVHLEDLLCLARADITTKRPEKKRKGLSQIEELAARITRLAAEDAVQPPLPKGVGDFVMKAFGLPPSRVIGDIKRALEKAIESGELEPHLPSEDYVAFVAKEPARFGLDPAAKRRDAAE; this comes from the coding sequence ATGAACACCGCGAACGCCGCGCCTCCCGCCGCGGGGCCGTCGATCGACGCGGCGATGGACGCGCTCGAGCAGGCCGCCGACGCCGCCGAGCGTGGCGTCCGCGCGGGCACGTTGCTGCTCGTATCGCCCGACGATCTGCGCGAGGCCGCGAAGCTCGACCGGGTGGCCGTGCGAGCCCGGCTCGACCGCGTCGTGATGGGCGCCGACCCTGAGCTCGGCCTCGACACCCTCCTCGAGAACGGCGCCCTCGGCGCCATCTTCCCGGAGGTGCACGCGCTGGTCGGCTTCGGCGACGGCGAGTGGCGCCACAAGGACGTGTGGAAGCACACGAAGCAGGTGGTGCGCCAGGCCGTGCCGCGCCTCGAGGTGCGCTGGGCCTCCCTGTTCCACGACATCGGCAAGGTGAAGACCCGCAGCATCAGCCCGGAGGGAAAGGTGCACTTTCTGGGGCACGCGGAGGTGGGCGCGCGCATGTTCGACAAGGCCGAGCGGCGGCTCGCGCTCTTCACGCCCGAGCAGGCGCTCCGCGACACCGTGCGCTGGCTCGTGCTCCACCACCTCCGCGCCAACCAATACGATCCCGAGTGGACCGACAGCGCCGTGCGCCGCTTCGCGCGGGAGCTCGGGGTGCACCTCGAAGACCTGCTGTGCCTCGCGCGGGCCGACATCACGACGAAGCGCCCCGAGAAGAAGCGCAAGGGCCTCAGCCAGATCGAGGAGCTCGCGGCGCGCATCACGCGGCTCGCGGCCGAAGACGCCGTGCAGCCGCCTCTGCCCAAGGGCGTGGGAGATTTCGTCATGAAGGCCTTCGGGCTGCCCCCGTCGCGGGTCATCGGAGACATCAAGCGCGCCCTCGAGAAGGCGATCGAGAGCGGGGAGCTCGAGCCGCACCTCCCGAGCGAGGACTATGTGGCCTTCGTCGCCAAGGAGCCAGCGCGCTTCGGCCTCGACCCCGCGGCGAAGCGGCGCGACGCGGCTGAATGA
- a CDS encoding hemerythrin domain-containing protein, with translation MRPNDPIEELTHDHRQLTELVFVVRARLAARDEGEDGWSALVAAIEQLLDELVTHAAREEEGLFPFVAANAPDLEPRARTLQASHDATCGTVSRLAHAVGRLSGAHDEELTACRELFARFEELYARHAQDEAAILDELDRTLNEAQRQELRAALAGL, from the coding sequence ATGAGACCGAACGACCCGATCGAGGAGCTCACGCACGACCATCGACAGCTGACGGAGCTCGTCTTCGTCGTCCGGGCGCGACTCGCCGCGCGCGATGAGGGCGAGGACGGGTGGTCCGCGCTCGTCGCCGCGATCGAGCAGCTCCTGGACGAGCTCGTCACGCACGCCGCACGCGAAGAGGAGGGGCTCTTCCCGTTCGTCGCGGCGAACGCGCCGGATCTCGAGCCGCGCGCGCGAACGCTGCAAGCGTCGCACGACGCGACCTGTGGCACGGTGAGTCGCCTCGCCCATGCGGTGGGGCGCCTCAGCGGAGCGCACGACGAGGAGCTCACCGCGTGCCGCGAGCTGTTCGCGCGGTTCGAAGAGCTCTATGCCCGGCACGCGCAGGACGAAGCCGCGATCCTGGACGAGCTCGACCGCACGCTGAACGAGGCCCAGCGCCAGGAGCTTCGCGCCGCGCTCGCCGGGCTCTGA
- a CDS encoding GuaB1 family IMP dehydrogenase-related protein: MRFLHPAHDEQLELSTEDVFLTPGYFDGASRLETDLTPPDFPGGAHPIVSANMNAVTGKRMAETMARFGGLGVLPQDMDLDTVERIVRHIHAADPRYDTPLSVSPRATLRDVQGIIRKRSHDLVVVVDDERRPLGLVTQADLRDRDQYTPAARLMSKRLVALRAGLSNRDAFLLMEEARVKAAPVLDDEGRLLGVLTRDDAVRLELLRPALGPTGTLMVGAAIGISAQAPDVAARLLELGVEVLVVDTAHGHQRRMLETLRAVRLVVGAAVPLVAGNVCTAEGTRALIEAGADIVKVNVGPGAMCTTRMQTGAGRPTFTSVLACAKAARALGKHVWADGGVRHPRDVALYLASGASRVMVGTALAGTYESPGDVKEDRDGLLYKENYGMASGRAVSERTADHDAFERAKKGFFREGISSSRIYMREGQESVGAILIDVITGVQSAFTYVGARTVDELHERAVVGVQTAAGFGEGTPHGAVRR; encoded by the coding sequence ATGCGCTTCCTCCACCCCGCCCACGACGAACAGCTCGAGCTCTCCACCGAGGACGTGTTCCTCACGCCCGGCTACTTCGACGGCGCCTCGCGCCTCGAGACCGACCTCACTCCGCCGGACTTTCCGGGCGGCGCGCACCCGATCGTGTCGGCGAACATGAACGCCGTGACGGGCAAGCGCATGGCGGAGACCATGGCCCGCTTCGGTGGGCTCGGCGTCCTGCCGCAGGACATGGACCTGGACACGGTGGAGCGCATCGTTCGCCACATCCACGCGGCCGATCCTCGCTACGACACGCCCCTTTCGGTCTCGCCGCGCGCGACGCTGCGTGACGTGCAGGGCATCATCCGCAAGCGCTCGCACGACCTCGTCGTGGTGGTGGACGACGAGCGGCGACCGCTCGGGCTGGTAACGCAGGCCGATCTCCGCGACCGCGATCAGTACACCCCCGCCGCGCGCCTCATGTCCAAGCGCCTCGTCGCGCTGCGCGCCGGGCTCTCGAACCGCGACGCCTTTCTGCTCATGGAGGAGGCCCGCGTGAAGGCGGCGCCCGTGCTCGACGACGAGGGCCGCTTGCTCGGTGTGCTGACGCGGGACGACGCGGTCCGGCTCGAGCTGCTCCGGCCCGCGCTCGGGCCGACGGGCACCCTGATGGTGGGCGCCGCGATAGGCATCTCCGCGCAGGCGCCCGACGTGGCGGCGAGGCTGCTCGAGCTGGGCGTCGAGGTCCTCGTCGTCGACACCGCGCACGGCCACCAGCGCCGCATGCTGGAGACCCTGCGGGCGGTGCGCCTCGTCGTGGGCGCCGCCGTGCCCCTCGTCGCGGGCAATGTATGCACCGCGGAGGGGACGCGCGCGCTCATCGAGGCAGGCGCCGACATCGTGAAGGTCAACGTGGGGCCCGGCGCCATGTGCACGACGCGCATGCAGACCGGCGCGGGACGCCCGACGTTCACCTCCGTGCTCGCGTGCGCCAAGGCCGCGCGCGCCCTCGGCAAGCACGTGTGGGCCGACGGCGGCGTGAGGCACCCGCGCGACGTGGCGCTCTACCTCGCGTCCGGCGCGTCGCGCGTGATGGTGGGCACCGCGCTCGCTGGCACCTACGAGAGCCCTGGCGACGTGAAGGAAGACCGCGACGGCCTGCTCTACAAGGAGAACTACGGCATGGCGAGCGGCCGCGCGGTGAGCGAGCGCACCGCCGACCATGACGCGTTCGAGCGGGCGAAGAAGGGTTTCTTCCGCGAGGGCATCTCGAGCTCCCGCATCTACATGCGCGAAGGGCAGGAGAGCGTGGGCGCGATCCTCATCGACGTCATCACGGGCGTGCAGTCCGCGTTCACCTACGTGGGAGCGCGCACGGTCGACGAGCTGCACGAGCGCGCGGTGGTCGGCGTGCAGACCGCGGCGGGCTTCGGCGAGGGGACACCGCACGGCGCCGTCCGTCGCTAG